Proteins encoded in a region of the Drosophila sechellia strain sech25 chromosome 2L, ASM438219v1, whole genome shotgun sequence genome:
- the LOC6611689 gene encoding alpha-N-acetylglucosaminidase, with amino-acid sequence MQLNWKLALAFLAVLRLQLAQGSELNWDAASGPEMGLQMAVHLAPSTPKDVQETAAMAVISRVIGERSSQLFNVQVNKNMDLRSFQISMLDDGRILLMGWDGVSVCKALHHYLKYVLGKDVDWFKMRIELPTNLQLPNVTIESKSASPIIYHQNVCTWSYSFAWWGIEQWRRHLDWMALMGISLTIAPVQEAIWVEVYTDMGLRMEEIDEHLAGPAFQAWQRMGNIRGWAGPLTAGWRRYQLLLQQEIITAQRNLGMSVALPAFAGHVPRALKRLHPESTFMEVQRWNQFPDRYCCGLFVEPTENLFKEIASRFLQNIITKYGSNHIFFCDPFNELEPPVAKPEYMRSTAAAIYESMRGIDPEAIWLLQGWMFVKNPFWTTDMAEAFLTAAPRGRILVLDLQSEQFPQYELTRSYFGQPFIWCMLHNFGGTLGMFGSAKLINSGIEEARRLPNSSLVGTGITPEGIGQNYVMYSFTLERGWSNTSLDLDGWFTNFSHTRYGVKDERLEQAWLLLKNSVYSFRGLQKMRGQYVVTRRPSFNQEPFTWYNASAVLDAWHLLLTSRAIIPLEDDRYEMYEHDLVDITRQFLQISADQLYVNLRSAYRKRQVARFEFLSVKLLKLFDDMELILASSRNFLLGNWLQQAKQAAPNTGEQRNFEFNARNQITAWGPDGQILDYACKQWSGLVSNYYRPRWRLFLEDVTVALHAGRPYNGTAFKLKVSQEIELPFSNKIDVYPVTPVGNTWLISQDIFETWKSYSKDTLFLHNNRLLVPRKSGPK; translated from the exons ATGCAGCTGAATTGGAAGCTGGCCTTGGCCTTCCTAGCGGTGCTTCGCCTGCAACTCGCGCAGGGATCGGAACTTAACTGGGATGCGGCTTCGGGTCCCGAAATGGGACTCCAAATGGCAGTCCACCTGGCGCCCAGCACACCCAAAGATGTCCAGGAAACTGCCGCCATGGCGGTAATCAGTAGAGTAATCGGCGAAAGATCTTCTCAATTGTTTAATGTGCAAGTCAATAAGAATATGGATTTACGAAGCTTTCAG ATTAGCATGTTGGATGATGGCCGGATTCTGctgatgggatgggatggtgTTTCCGTGTGCAAGGCCCTCCATCACTACCTCAAATACGTTTTAGGCAAGGACGTGGATTGGTTCAAGATGCGCATTGAGTTGCCCACCAATTTGCAGCTGCCCAATGTGACCATCGAGTCCAAGTCAGCGAGCCCGATTATCTATCACCAGAACGTGTGCACTTGGAGCTACAGCTTTGCATGGTGGGGCATTGAGCAGTGGCGTCGTCACCTGGACTGGATGGCCCTGATGGGCATCAGTCTGACTATTGCGCCGGTCCAGGAAGCCATTTGGGTGGAGGTGTACACGGATATGGGCCTCAGGATGGAGGAAATCGACGAGCATCTGGCTGGACCAGCTTTTCAGGCATGGCAGCGCATGGGCAACATACGGGGCTGGGCGGGACCACTGACAGCGGGATGGCGACGATATCAATTGCTCCTCCAGCAGGAGATTATCACTGCCCAGCGCAATCTGGGCATGAGTGTGGCCTTGCCCGCCTTTGCTGGTCATGTGCCACGTGCTCTGAAGCGCCTGCATCCCGAATCGACGTTCATGGAAGTGCAGCGATGGAACCAATTCCCCGATAGATATTGCTGCGGTTTATTTGTGGAACCCACGGAGAATCTTTTCAAGGAGATAGCCTCGCGTTTCTTGCAGAACATCATTACGAAATATGGTTCGAATCACATCTTCTTCTGCGATCCCTTCAACGAACTGGAGCCACCGGTGGCCAAGCCGGAATACATGCGTTCAACGGCGGCGGCGATTTATGAATCTATGCGCGGCATTGATCCCGAGGCCATTTGGCTGCTTCAAGGCTGGATGTTCGTGAAGAATCCCTTTTGGACCACGGACATGGCTGAGGCTTTCCTCACGGCCGCACCACGTGGTCGCATTTTGGTGCTCGATCTGCAGAGCGAACAGTTTCCGCAGTACGAACTTACACGTTCCTATTTTGGACAGCCCTTCATATGGTGCATGCTACACAATTTCGGGGGCACACTTGGAATGTTTGGATCAGCGAAGCTGATCAATTCCGGAATAGAAGAGGCGCGTCGCTTGCCCAACAGCAGTTTGGTCGGCACAGGAATCACACCCGAGGGCATTGGCCAGAACTATGTGATGTATTCGTTCACCTTGGAGCGCGGCTGGAGTAATACATCTCTGGATCTGGATGGCTGGTTTACGAACTTCTCACACACCCGGTATGGCGTTAAGGATGAGCGCTTGGAGCAGGCGTGGCTGCTCCTAAAGAATAGCGTCTATTCCTTTCGTGGTCTGCAGAAAATGCGGGGACAGTATGTGGTGACACGGAGGCCGTCCTTCAACCAAGAACCCTTCACTTGGTACAATGCAAGTGCGGTGCTGGATGCCTGGCACTTGTTGCTGACCTCCAGAGCCATCATTCCGCTAGAGGATGACAGATACGAGATGTACGAACACGATTTGGTGGACATAACCAGGCAATTCCTGCAGATCAGCGCCGATCAGTTGTATGTCAATCTAAGGTCGGCCTATAGGAAGCGACAGGTTGCGCGTTTCGAATTCCTTAGCGTCAAGCTGTTGAAACTGTTCGATGACATGGAGCTGATCCTGGCGAGCAGCAGGAACTTTCTGCTCGGCAACTGGCTGCAGCAGGCAAAGCAAGCGGCGCCCAACACTGGGGAACAAAGAAACTTCGAATTCAATGCGAGAAACCAAATCACCGCCTGGGGTCCTGATGGTCAGATCCTGGACTATGCGTGCAAGCAGTGGTCCGGCTTGGTGAGCAACTACTATAGGCCACGGTGGAGGCTCTTCCTGGAAGATGTGACAGTGGCTCTCCATGCTGGACGACCCTATAATGGCACCGCTTTCAAGCTGAAAGTTTCGCAGGAAATCGAGCTGCCTTTTAGCAACAAAATTGACGTTTATCCTGTGACGCCAGTGGGCAACACCTGGCTGATTTCCCAGGACATTTTCGAAACCTGGAAGAGCTACTCAAAGGACACGCTCTTTCTACACAACAACAGATTACTAGTGCCTCGAAAATCAGGTCCTAAATAA
- the LOC6611690 gene encoding uncharacterized protein LOC6611690, giving the protein MGCITSSSKLNELRGHENVFRVRVAHLQPTPGTPIIRSGYLELTPRELIFQTPGCEPIVWALQHLRRYGLNNDLFSFEAGRRCMSGPGIYTFRVHNAEQLYPMFQRYINAVNTDAFVQGERERVNSAHSVSVNMGRTEGNNYLEPAPLMSRQLGNFHSEPSSTSASYPLQANDSQVDDSPPNLQSPVLIPSAYLDQPLRALQDCCLEGTATDLLSTPPSGNRLTSRRRTMDLPPLESAPAPAPVLSPNDAVHMYANVEALIFDLSNERCYENVNRLELPLLPREPISNQEPATPTSLAGSCGVNYIVLDLDQPRSPVGPAGSPKAINGFGSGLSLISTPAPVTAPVTPEAGTMLDVPPPPMQTQSLNSISADAGDTQAKKVTPECSGTQGYSTIDFIRTYALNKSSTELPETVTHRQHSSHDAEELRITRHSKCIRKAYSISE; this is encoded by the coding sequence ATGGGCTgcatcaccagcagcagcaagttaAACGAGCTGCGCGGTCATGAGAATGTGTTCCGAGTGCGAGTGGCTCATCTGCAACCCACCCCGGGTACGCCCATCATCCGGAGTGGCTACCTGGAGCTAACGCCCCGGGAACTGATATTCCAGACGCCTGGCTGTGAGCCCATTGTCTGGGCACTGCAGCACCTCCGACGCTATGGCCTGAATAACGATCTCTTCTCCTTCGAAGCAGGGCGTAGGTGCATGTCTGGGCCAGGCATCTACACCTTTCGAGTCCACAATGCCGAGCAGCTGTATCCGATGTTCCAGCGCTACATCAACGCGGTGAATACAGATGCCTTTGTGCAGGGCGAACGAGAAAGAGTTAACTCCGCCCATTCGGTGTCCGTGAATATGGGCCGAACTGAGGGCAATAACTACCTAGAGCCGGCTCCCCTAATGAGCCGCCAGCTAGGCAACTTTCACAGTGAGCCCTCGAGCACAAGTGCATCGTATCCGCTGCAGGCGAACGATTCGCAAGTCGATGACTCTCCGCCCAATTTGCAATCACCAGTCCTGATACCCAGTGCCTATTTGGATCAGCCATTGCGGGCTTTGCAGGACTGCTGTCTGGAAGGCACCGCCACGGATTTGCTGTCCACCCCGCCCTCTGGCAATAGGTTGACATCACGAAGGCGCACGATGGACCTGCCACCCCTGGAATCGGCCCCAGCACCAGCTCCAGTTCTGAGTCCCAACGATGCTGTGCACATGTACGCCAATGTGGAAGCTCTGATCTTTGATCTGAGCAATGAGCGCTGCTATGAGAACGTAAATCGCTTGGAGCTCCCTCTGCTGCCGAGGGAACCAATTTCCAATCAAGagccggccacgcccaccagctTGGCGGGCAGCTGCGGAGTAAACTATATAGTTCTTGATCTTGATCAGCCGCGAAGTCCCGTGGGACCGGCAGGTTCGCCAAAGGCGATCAATGGATTTGGCAGCGGTTTATCACTGATCTCCACACCAGCACCTGTCACCGCGCCAGTAACTCCAGAGGCAGGTACTATGTTGGACGTTCCCCCACCGCCCATGCAGACCCAAAGCCTGAACAGCATCTCTGCTGATGCGGGAGATACTCAGGCGAAGAAGGTAACACCAGAATGTTCCGGGACCCAGGGCTATTCAACCATCGACTTCATCCGCACTTACGCGTTGAACAAGTCGTCGACTGAACTGCCCGAAACAGTTACTCATCGCCAGCACTCGTCGCACGATGCCGAGGAGCTGAGAATCACCAGGCACAGCAAGTGCATACGAAAGGCCTACTCCATAAGTGAGTGA